DNA from Actinoplanes sp. SE50/110:
GCTGGTCTGGTCCCAGATGTGGGTGACCCGGCAGGTCGTGCCGTTGCAGAAGGCGTCCTGGTCGGCGGCGTCGGCGTAGCCGCCGGCGGCGAGCGTCCCGATGTCGTGGGTGGCGCCGTCGGAGGCCCGGGTCACCTGGTAGAGCCGGCCGCTGTAGGCGCCGAACAGGGCGCGGGTGACGCTGTGCGCGGCGACGCACGGCGTGCCCGCGGCGGCATAGAGGTCGCACGGCAGCGAGGCTGCCGCGATGGCCGGGCCGGGCGCCGCGAGAAGTCCGGCGACGAGGCTGACCGCGGCGGCGACGAGCAGTCCGAGAGAGCGTTTTCTGCGCATGGTGAAGTGCTCCTAGGGGAAGGAGGACGGGAGCGATGCGCGTCGACCGTGGTCGATTCATCGATGTGTCGAAAATTACGCGCGCTGGTCGAACGAGTCAATATGCGGTAACAAATGTGCGATCCTGTTCGATCATCCCGGTACAGATGCCCGCGTCGCCCGATCTTCCCGATTGTTCTACGATCGTGGCGTGACCGACGAGTGGGGTGTGCGGCTGGCCGGGGATCGGGCCCTGCTCGATCGGGGGAGCACGGCGGAGCGGGTCGCCGACATCCTGCGGCAGCGGATCACCGAGGGCGTCTTCCTGCCCGGCACCCGGCTCAGCGAGGAGAGCCTGCGCGAGGCGCTCGGCATCTCACGGAACACGCTGCGCGAGGCGTTCCGGCTGCTGGCCCACGAGGGGCTGCTGGAGCACCAACTCAACCGCGGGGTGTTCGTGCGGCTGCTGAGCACCGGCGACATCCGGGACCTCTACGCGATCCGCCGGATTCTGGAGTGCGGGGCGCTGCGCAACCTGGGTGCGGTGCCGCCGGAGGCGGTGGCCGCGGCGCGGGACGCGATCGAGGCGGCCGAGGCGGCCGCCGAGCGCGGGGAGTGGGGTGCGGTCGGCACCGCGAACATGCGCTTTCACCAGGCGATCGCCGACCTGGCCGGCAGCCGGCGGGTGGCCGAGGCGGTCCGCGGGCTGCTGGCCGAGTTGCGGTTGGTCTTCCTGGTGGTCGCCGACCCGCGGCAGCTGCACGAACCGTACCTGGTGGGCAACCGCGCGCTGTACGAACTGCTCGCCGCCGGTGACGCGCGTGCCGCCGAGGAGGCGTTGCAGCGCTACTTCGACGAGGCGGAGGGGCAGCTGCTGGCCGCCTACGAGGCCGCCAACTGAGCGGCGCGACCGGGGCCGGTCAGGCCGGCCGGAACCGGACCGCGGTGCCCGGGCGGGCCTGACCGAGCAGGTCGACGTCGGCCGGGTCGACCACGCCGATCACCGGATAGCCGCCGGTGGTCGGATGGTCGGCCAGGAAGACCAGTGGCTGCCCGTTCGCCGGCACCTGGATCGCGCCGAGGACCAGGCCCTCGCTGGGCAGTTCGCCGCGGACGGCCCGCGCCAGCCCGGGGCCGGCCAACCGCACCCCCACCCGATCGCTGTCGGCCGCCACCCGATATTCCGCCGAGCCCAGCGTCCGGACCGCGGCCGGGGTGAACCAGTCGTCCCGCGGTCCCGGCCACACCCGCAGTCGCAGCTCAACGGGCGGCGGGGGATAGGGCGCCACATCCACGCCGGGCGGCATGCCCCGGGTCTCCCCGAGCGGCAGCACGTCGCCGTCC
Protein-coding regions in this window:
- a CDS encoding biotin-dependent carboxyltransferase family protein, with protein sequence MRTTIQDLGRPGYAHLGVPRSGAVDGGALRLANRLVGNPAGAAGLEILLGGVRLRATRATTVAVTGAPCAVRAGERAADPGLPIAVPAGAVISIGQPWAGLRVYLAVGGGIAVPPVLGSRSTDTLSGLGPEQIRDGDVLPLGETRGMPPGVDVAPYPPPPVELRLRVWPGPRDDWFTPAAVRTLGSAEYRVAADSDRVGVRLAGPGLARAVRGELPSEGLVLGAIQVPANGQPLVFLADHPTTGGYPVIGVVDPADVDLLGQARPGTAVRFRPA
- a CDS encoding GntR family transcriptional regulator, coding for MTDEWGVRLAGDRALLDRGSTAERVADILRQRITEGVFLPGTRLSEESLREALGISRNTLREAFRLLAHEGLLEHQLNRGVFVRLLSTGDIRDLYAIRRILECGALRNLGAVPPEAVAAARDAIEAAEAAAERGEWGAVGTANMRFHQAIADLAGSRRVAEAVRGLLAELRLVFLVVADPRQLHEPYLVGNRALYELLAAGDARAAEEALQRYFDEAEGQLLAAYEAAN